The Nerophis ophidion isolate RoL-2023_Sa linkage group LG24, RoL_Noph_v1.0, whole genome shotgun sequence genome includes a region encoding these proteins:
- the LOC133542462 gene encoding oocyte zinc finger protein XlCOF7.1-like isoform X3: MCERTIAEYEEELCPTKEEKERQHQKHQVVLHRTDIHQLIGHQEECLPHLQGDSFTSEYPQPSHLKGNKEDPQPSYFKEEEEGECPVGQEEADLSKFPLTVVSVKTEEHEDKPPESSQLHHSPNICEEHLHPEQQKWSFRMRAEELQPPHIKKEVEHSLIPQFKEKEEDTLTPHFKEEEVDQLIPHIKEEDEDPLSPHIKEEEEEHSISQQGEHLVGLEEFAVISVIVKSEDDEVKGESEERGGGEPPSSSSTQHMTTEADGDHCGGSQADKLLAPLSDSEDTTSHSPDTDDEDSKDNKTCHTDNTHFTCSLCDKTFKYHSDLKTHMRRHTRDKPFTCSICSKAFAQSNNLKVHMRTHTGEKPFSCSICGKGFTESQNLKVHMRIHTGEKPFSCSICGKDFTQRQDLNAHMRIHTGEKPFSCSECAKSFVRSQHLNAHMRTHTGEKPFSCSICGKDFTRRDHFKTHMSTHTGEKPYKCSVCCKSFIQRQHLKRHMITHTGEKPFPCSICGKDFTQKHHFKAHMGTHTGENP, encoded by the exons atgtgcgaaagaaccatagcagagtacgaggaggaactttgtccaacaaaagaggagaaggagcgacaacatcaaaaacatcaagttgtgttacacagaacag acatccatcagctgattggacaccaagaagaatgtctccctcatctgcagggggacagtttcacttcagagtatccacagccctcacatcTTAAAGGGAACAAGGAGGATCCGCAGCCATcttattttaaagaggaagaggagggagagtgtcctgtagggcaggaggaggctgatctcagcaagtttccactgactgttgtctctgtgaagactgaagagcatgaagacaaaccacctgagtcctcacagcttcatcacagtccaa acatctgtgaagaacatcttcaccctgagcaacagaagtggagcttcaggatgcgggcGGAGGAGCTACAGCCCCCACACATAAAGAAGGAAGTGGAACACTCACTGATCCCCCAATTTAAAGAGAAAGAGGAGGACACattgacaccccattttaaagaggaagaggtggaTCAACTGATCCCTCACATAAAGGAGGAAGATGAGGacccactgagccctcacattaaagaggaagaggaggaacacagcatcagtcagcagggagagcatcttgtaGGACTGGAGGAGTTCGCAGTGATTAGtgtgattgtgaagagtgaagatgatgaggtcaaaggtgagagtgaggagaggggagggggggagcctccaagcagcagctcaactcaacacatgacaacagaagctgatggagaccactgtggaggatcacaagcagacaagctcttagctccactatcagatagtgaggacacaacgtcacactctcctgacactgatgatgaagactctaaagataataagacatgtcacactgacaacacacacttcacatgttctctctgtgacaaaaCGTTTAAATACCATAGTgatctgaaaacacacatgagaagacacactagAGACAAACCTTTtacctgttcaatctgtagtaaagctTTTGCACAAAGTAacaatttgaaagtgcacatgagaacacacactggtgaaaaacctttttcatgttcaatctgtggtaaagggtttacagaaagtcagaatttgaaagtacacatgagaatacacactggtgaaaaacccttttcttgttcaatctgtggtaaagattttactcaaaggcagGATTTGAatgcacacatgagaatacacactggtgaaaaacctttttcctgctcagaatgtgctAAAAGTTTTGTAAGAAGTCAACATTTaaatgcacacatgagaacacacactggagaaaaacctttttcatgttctatctgcggtaaagattttactcgaagggaccatttcaaaacacacatgagtacacacactggagaaaagccttataaatgttcagtatgttgtaaaagttttatacaaagacagcatttgaaaagacacatgataacacacactggagaaaaaccttttccatgttcaatctgcggtaaagattttactcaaaagcaccatttcaaagcacacatgggtacacacactggagaaaaccctTAA